From Caloenas nicobarica isolate bCalNic1 chromosome 18, bCalNic1.hap1, whole genome shotgun sequence, a single genomic window includes:
- the APOH gene encoding beta-2-glycoprotein 1 produces MFSLALVAFALSHCALAAKVCPRPPEVQFATIDVNKSVYDVGEEIEYTCRPGFVPNNGQRKYTCLPTGRWPLNTLLCLPKRCPRPGPLQHGKIESIDTHYQSSISFSCEPGYNLIGTRTSQCMADGKWSGTFPQCQPVTCMPPSIPEFGVLSYRRLKPGNISHFLDTIIFECVPPLALIGNETATCMANGNWSNIPKCKVVTCPTPTGIENGFIEFAVRRTYHYNESVSFSCQPSYVLDGPKHSRCEKTGNWSTKPTCKGPCKIPVKKAVVLYNGEKKRVQNDLKEGIQHGETVSFFCKNKEKSCAYTVAVPCVDGNLTLPTCFKERGFFSTLVKKDPSDMKPCEDQA; encoded by the exons ATGTTCTCCCTGGCGCTGGTCGCGTTTGCTCTGAGCCACTGTGCTCTGGCAGCGAAAG TCTGTCCCAGGCCACCAGAAGTGCAATTTGCCACGATTGACGTCAACAAGAGCGTGTATGACGTGGGTGAGGAAATAGAATATACCTGTCGGCCTGGGTTCGTCCCCAATAACGGCCAGAGGAAATACACCTGCCTCCCGACGGGCCGGTGGCCGCTCAACACGCTCTTGTGCCTGC CAAAAAGATGTCCCAGACCTGGACCCTTGCAGCATGGAAAAATTGAATCTATAGACACCCACTATCAGAGCTCTATAAGTTTTTCATGTGAACCAGG ttacaaCCTCATTGGGACAAGAACGAGCCAATGCATGGCAGATGGAAAGTGGAGCGGAACTTTTCCACAGTGTCAAC CTGTTACTTGCATGCCTCCCTCAATTCCTGAATTTGGAGTCCTTTCCTACCGTCGCTTAAAACCtggaaatatttctcatttcctgGACACGATTATTTTTGAGTGTGTGCCTCCTCTCGCGCTTATTGGGAACGAGACAGCCACCTGCATGGCCAACGGCAACTGGAGCAACATTCCCAAGTGCAAGG TTGTCACCTGCCCCACTCCAACAGGAATAGAGAACGGATTCATAGAGTTTGCTGTTCGTAGAACATATCACTATAACGAGAGCGTCAGCTTCAGCTGCCAGCCCAGCTACGTGCTGGACGGACCGAAACATTCCCGCTGTGAAAAGACTGGAAACTGGTCCACCAAGCCAACCTGTAAAG GACCGTGTAAAATACCTGTTAAGAAAGCTGTGGTATTATACAATGGCGAGAAGAAGAGAGTTCAGAACGACCTTAAGGAAGGCATTCAGCACGGCGAAACCGTCTCCTTCTTCTgcaagaataaagaaaaatcctgtGCCTACACGGTGGCTGTGCCGTGTGTGGATGGCAACCTCACCCTGCCCACCTGCTTCAAAG AACGTGGCTTTTTTTCAACACTTGTGAAGAAGGACCCATCAGACATGAAACCATGTGAAGATCAAGCATGA